One genomic region from Sulfurimonas sp. encodes:
- a CDS encoding epoxyqueuosine reductase QueH translates to MLVHICCSVDSHFFLEKLQLDFPDEKLTGFFYDPNIHPYSEYQLRLLDVQRSCNKLGIEVIEGEYDFEAWLEAVKGLENEPEKGKRCEVCFDKRFEVSAKKALELGEKKITTTLLVSPLKSQEQLKQSGNAFYEKYGVEFIAVDYRAKGGTQDQSRVTKEEQLYRQDYCGCIYGLTMQREQQDRLMDEMFSPISAQILPASIEERLEMYKKRMQLEDEGKKYKIIKQKFLNYRQFSLRVTEDKNTNIPAYALSYSTLPRKKVQGNRVKEEVILITLDAFNIASKQEYKNITELIYNPPTFDEELKIKEHLGSCAYDLSPIIILKEIPTKKLTIELEALTYEDVKEKLIII, encoded by the coding sequence ATTTTAGTACATATTTGCTGTAGTGTTGACTCACACTTTTTTTTAGAAAAACTACAACTTGATTTTCCAGATGAAAAGCTAACAGGCTTTTTTTATGATCCCAATATTCACCCATATTCAGAATACCAGCTAAGACTTCTTGATGTACAACGCTCATGTAACAAACTTGGTATTGAAGTGATTGAAGGTGAGTATGACTTTGAGGCTTGGCTAGAAGCTGTGAAAGGTTTAGAAAATGAGCCTGAAAAGGGAAAAAGATGTGAAGTCTGCTTTGATAAACGCTTTGAAGTAAGTGCAAAAAAGGCCCTTGAATTAGGCGAGAAAAAAATCACTACGACTCTTTTAGTAAGTCCACTTAAATCTCAAGAACAACTAAAACAAAGTGGCAATGCTTTTTATGAAAAATATGGTGTTGAGTTTATAGCGGTTGATTATAGAGCAAAAGGCGGAACACAAGACCAAAGTAGAGTTACAAAAGAAGAACAACTTTATCGACAAGACTATTGCGGATGCATCTATGGTTTAACGATGCAAAGAGAACAACAAGACCGTTTAATGGATGAGATGTTTTCTCCTATTTCTGCTCAAATATTACCAGCATCTATTGAAGAACGCTTAGAGATGTACAAAAAAAGAATGCAACTTGAAGATGAAGGTAAAAAATATAAAATAATTAAACAAAAGTTTCTAAATTATAGACAATTTTCTCTAAGAGTTACAGAAGATAAAAATACAAATATCCCTGCTTATGCTCTATCTTATTCAACTTTACCAAGAAAAAAAGTTCAAGGAAACAGAGTAAAAGAAGAAGTAATTTTAATAACTTTAGATGCTTTCAATATTGCTTCAAAACAAGAATATAAAAACATAACAGAGCTTATATATAATCCCCCTACTTTTGATGAAGAACTAAAAATAAAAGAGCATCTAGGCTCTTGTGCTTATGACTTAAGTCCAATCATCATACTTAAAGAAATCCCAACAAAAAAACTCACCATAGAGTTAGAAGCTCTAACTTACGAAGATGTAAAAGAAAAACTAATCATAATCTAA
- a CDS encoding META domain-containing protein translates to MKKYIYLITLSISLFFSSCSQQIPQKQNLEFSSYPVHFLGLVSGANCTMKYQLDLISKDNYYLRTVCFKNSKPSKSSDDIGKWLIDDKNTIVLSGIKESPKYFYIIDKKTISSELNHKLEISLTAKTLEPRVLLSGMYSYMADSGIFQECITGIKFPVVFEDENIALERAYLKNISIAGEKIKVHLDAQISSRKKVDSNDKIDNIIVKKFIKIIPKERCKNSSSKAKLENTYWKLTTVNNKAVNKSLRREAHMILNDGKIKGNAGCNGLGGSYKLDGDKISFSDKDIAMTRMFCQDSPEIDFIKALKNMHTYKIQGEYLEIFDKDGLKLARFESVYLY, encoded by the coding sequence ATGAAAAAATATATATATTTAATTACACTTAGTATAAGCTTATTTTTTTCGTCATGCTCACAACAAATACCACAAAAGCAAAACCTAGAATTCAGCTCTTACCCTGTACACTTTCTTGGATTAGTAAGTGGCGCTAACTGCACGATGAAGTATCAACTTGATTTAATATCAAAAGATAACTACTACTTAAGAACAGTATGCTTTAAAAATTCCAAACCCAGCAAATCTTCTGATGACATAGGGAAGTGGCTAATTGATGATAAAAATACAATAGTGCTTAGTGGCATAAAAGAATCCCCCAAATATTTTTATATTATCGATAAAAAAACCATAAGCTCTGAACTAAATCATAAACTTGAAATATCACTTACTGCAAAAACTCTTGAACCAAGAGTTCTTTTAAGCGGAATGTATAGCTATATGGCTGATAGTGGGATTTTTCAAGAGTGCATAACTGGTATAAAATTTCCAGTAGTTTTTGAAGATGAAAATATAGCACTTGAGCGGGCTTATCTAAAAAATATAAGCATTGCTGGAGAAAAAATTAAAGTTCACCTAGATGCACAGATTTCATCACGAAAAAAGGTAGATAGCAATGATAAAATAGACAATATTATTGTAAAAAAATTCATTAAGATTATCCCTAAAGAACGCTGTAAAAACTCATCTTCAAAAGCAAAACTTGAAAATACTTACTGGAAATTGACAACTGTAAATAACAAAGCCGTAAACAAGAGCTTAAGAAGAGAAGCTCATATGATTTTAAACGATGGTAAAATCAAAGGCAACGCTGGGTGCAATGGCTTAGGAGGAAGTTACAAACTAGATGGAGATAAAATCTCATTTAGTGACAAGGACATAGCTATGACAAGAATGTTTTGTCAAGACTCTCCTGAAATAGACTTTATCAAAGCTTTAAAAAATATGCACACTTATAAAATACAAGGTGAATACCTCGAAATATTTGACAAAGATGGACTTAAACTAGCACGCTTTGAATCTGTCTATCTTTACTAA
- a CDS encoding peptidylprolyl isomerase — protein MFGTTELKKYDLSADELAKLQWAKVTTSKGIIWLKLFPEQTPNTVANFAHLANTGFYNDLIFHRVIPGFMAQGGCPQGSGMGGPDWAIECETAQNTSKHTKGTLSMAHAGPNTGGSQFFITFVPTPHLDGVHTVFGAIDEDDAESFAVLDSVEDQDAINSIEVLESN, from the coding sequence ATGTTTGGAACAACTGAGTTAAAAAAATACGATTTGAGTGCTGATGAGTTAGCAAAACTTCAATGGGCAAAAGTAACTACAAGTAAGGGTATTATCTGGTTAAAACTTTTTCCAGAGCAAACTCCAAATACTGTTGCAAACTTTGCACATTTAGCAAACACAGGTTTTTATAATGACCTTATTTTTCATCGTGTTATCCCCGGTTTTATGGCTCAAGGTGGTTGTCCACAAGGAAGCGGAATGGGTGGACCAGACTGGGCGATAGAGTGCGAAACAGCACAAAACACATCTAAGCACACAAAAGGAACACTATCTATGGCTCACGCAGGACCAAACACAGGTGGAAGTCAGTTTTTCATAACTTTTGTTCCAACACCACATTTAGATGGTGTTCACACTGTTTTTGGTGCGATTGATGAAGATGACGCTGAAAGTTTTGCAGTTTTAGATAGCGTAGAAGATCAAGATGCTATCAATAGCATAGAAGTTTTAGAGAGTAACTAA
- a CDS encoding HAMP domain-containing sensor histidine kinase encodes MRLSSVYANVTTRQANVFTITIMFFFSTIFVGLLTAEMYEDYEIALEQSYIVDGNLLSQEDILEQKHKKLKTLMIKTVLVVVTLSFILFALFLGLNNLFNKLLNKDTQTFLDFFEQAAHNDQVINPDAIFFKDFKVMVGYANKMVEKINAQKYALQDMNTSLEDRVQTKTADLLRINKNLEEEKKFSQDLVKSHKEFLRYTVHETNTPLSVILTSIELYVMKHPKDRQLSKIEAAVKNIFNIYDDLSYLVKKDQIEYPKIVINFHDYISSRIDFFSEVAGHSRVEFNYITDAPDAHIYFNGTKLQRIVDNTITNAIKYTLPNEIVYVRLVQVGAYLDFSMSSKSKIIKDTSRVFDEYYQEEKTNSGFGIGLRLIRTICDEEKVEISLSSSDASTIFKYRFKMMGE; translated from the coding sequence ATGAGATTAAGTTCAGTTTATGCAAATGTAACAACAAGACAAGCAAATGTTTTTACTATTACAATTATGTTTTTCTTTAGTACGATTTTTGTTGGTTTGCTAACTGCTGAAATGTATGAAGACTATGAAATCGCACTAGAACAGAGTTATATAGTAGATGGAAACCTATTATCTCAAGAAGATATTTTAGAGCAAAAACATAAAAAATTAAAAACATTAATGATAAAAACTGTTTTAGTTGTTGTAACCCTTTCTTTCATACTTTTTGCACTTTTTTTAGGATTAAATAACCTTTTTAATAAACTCTTAAATAAAGATACCCAAACTTTTTTGGACTTCTTTGAACAAGCTGCCCATAATGACCAAGTAATAAACCCAGATGCTATATTTTTTAAAGATTTTAAAGTCATGGTTGGTTATGCAAACAAAATGGTTGAGAAGATTAACGCACAAAAGTATGCACTTCAAGATATGAATACGAGTTTAGAAGATAGAGTTCAAACAAAAACTGCTGATTTGTTACGCATAAATAAAAACCTAGAAGAAGAGAAGAAGTTTTCTCAAGATTTGGTAAAATCACATAAAGAGTTTTTAAGATATACTGTTCATGAAACAAACACGCCACTAAGCGTGATTTTAACTTCCATAGAACTTTATGTGATGAAGCATCCAAAAGATAGACAACTATCAAAGATAGAAGCAGCAGTTAAAAATATTTTTAATATTTATGATGATTTGAGTTACTTAGTTAAAAAAGATCAAATAGAATACCCAAAAATTGTTATCAATTTTCATGATTATATTAGCTCACGCATTGATTTTTTTAGTGAAGTTGCTGGGCATTCAAGAGTTGAGTTTAATTATATTACAGATGCGCCAGATGCACACATCTATTTTAATGGTACAAAACTTCAACGCATAGTTGACAACACAATCACAAATGCTATAAAATACACACTTCCAAATGAAATAGTTTATGTAAGGCTAGTTCAAGTTGGAGCATACCTTGATTTTTCTATGAGTTCAAAATCAAAAATCATCAAAGATACTTCAAGGGTGTTTGATGAGTACTATCAAGAAGAAAAAACAAATAGTGGTTTTGGTATAGGACTTAGACTTATTAGAACTATTTGCGATGAAGAAAAGGTGGAAATATCTTTGTCTTCAAGTGATGCTAGCACTATATTTAAGTACAGATTTAAAATGATGGGAGAGTAA
- a CDS encoding response regulator transcription factor gives MKILLLEDEIMLNESICEYLDAVGHQMHSFLDGLDALESIKENSYDLLILDINVPGIDGLSFLEQLHKLKIHVPSIYISALVDIEDISRAYNLGCYDYLKKPFHLKELTLRIDRVKVDKETPRVHLRLSANYSYDQEHSLLLFNNEPQVLTKKQSQIIDLLARNRGMVVDFEQFRIYVWDENIIDNATIRAEINRLKKFLQEDVLVNVRGMGYMIDKP, from the coding sequence TTGAAAATACTACTTTTAGAAGATGAGATAATGTTAAATGAATCCATCTGTGAATACCTAGATGCTGTTGGACACCAGATGCATAGTTTTTTAGATGGGCTAGATGCTTTAGAGTCCATAAAAGAAAACTCATATGATTTACTTATACTAGATATCAATGTTCCTGGCATTGATGGGCTTAGTTTTTTAGAACAACTTCATAAACTTAAAATCCATGTTCCTTCTATATATATAAGTGCTTTAGTAGATATAGAAGATATTTCAAGAGCTTACAATCTTGGCTGCTATGATTACTTAAAAAAACCATTTCATTTAAAAGAGTTAACTCTTCGCATCGATAGAGTAAAAGTAGATAAAGAAACTCCTAGGGTGCATCTTAGACTCTCAGCAAATTATAGTTATGACCAAGAGCATAGTTTACTTCTTTTTAACAACGAACCTCAAGTCCTAACCAAAAAACAATCACAAATCATAGACCTTCTTGCAAGAAACAGAGGCATGGTAGTTGATTTTGAACAGTTTCGCATCTATGTTTGGGATGAAAACATCATAGACAACGCTACCATAAGAGCAGAAATAAACAGACTCAAAAAGTTTTTACAAGAAGATGTACTGGTCAATGTCCGTGGTATGGGGTATATGATAGATAAGCCTTAG
- a CDS encoding OprD family outer membrane porin, with protein MKKNIVLSAVVVALLGSVSAISADDALSTMFKDGKASGQIREFSIARYTKWNEGTGSLVDADNISHALGGKLKFETADYKGLSFGTALYTTNRIGGESDTSTDKTKGPNNTVLNADADGYSILGEAYLKYTYGKTTFTAGRQKINNPLMGADDVRMIPNLYTSYNLTNTSLDGVKFNLNHTTEMANGTFSNAYGAGGSIIGATAGYTAVSSFRPGDFHNFGDYAVGEETAGITTLGVTYTGVKGLKIQLWDYISHDISNTIYGDVSYKMKTGSISPFVAAQFIKQSDAGKKLLKNAAFSTNGKLQGMYYGLKAGLSVSGFTTYLAYSSTSANSDSDLVNEGSATNAIVLMSGGYPIYTQGMVTRHMTFAGSKAMKFVLAYSFKKMGPDLKVVGYYIKTDLDKNNGYYNNTVKVIDSTTEKGFDIIYNTSFAKNLQLRLRGNYVTDWSDKTTGETRDWSEYRFIANYTF; from the coding sequence ATGAAGAAAAATATCGTATTAAGTGCAGTAGTTGTTGCACTATTAGGTTCAGTTAGCGCTATATCAGCAGATGATGCTTTAAGCACAATGTTTAAAGATGGAAAAGCAAGTGGTCAAATCAGAGAGTTTAGTATCGCTAGATATACTAAATGGAACGAAGGTACTGGTTCATTAGTAGATGCAGATAATATCTCACATGCTCTTGGTGGTAAGTTGAAGTTTGAAACTGCTGACTATAAAGGTTTAAGTTTTGGTACTGCACTTTATACAACTAACCGTATAGGTGGAGAATCTGATACGAGTACTGACAAAACTAAAGGACCAAATAACACAGTATTAAATGCTGATGCTGATGGTTATTCTATCTTAGGTGAAGCATATTTAAAATATACTTATGGTAAAACAACATTTACTGCTGGTCGTCAAAAAATCAATAACCCATTAATGGGTGCTGATGATGTTAGAATGATTCCAAATCTATATACTTCTTATAACTTAACTAACACAAGTTTAGATGGAGTTAAATTTAATTTAAATCATACTACTGAAATGGCAAATGGTACTTTCTCTAATGCTTATGGTGCTGGTGGTTCTATCATTGGTGCAACTGCTGGTTATACTGCTGTATCAAGTTTCCGTCCTGGAGATTTCCATAACTTTGGTGATTATGCTGTTGGTGAAGAAACTGCAGGTATTACTACTTTAGGTGTTACTTATACAGGTGTTAAAGGTCTTAAGATTCAACTTTGGGACTATATCTCTCATGATATCTCAAACACTATTTATGGTGATGTTTCTTATAAAATGAAAACTGGTTCAATTTCTCCATTTGTAGCAGCTCAGTTTATCAAACAAAGTGATGCTGGTAAGAAGTTACTTAAAAATGCTGCATTTAGTACTAATGGTAAACTACAAGGTATGTATTATGGTCTTAAAGCTGGACTTTCTGTTTCTGGTTTTACAACTTACTTAGCATACTCTTCTACAAGTGCTAACAGTGATTCAGATTTAGTAAATGAAGGTTCTGCAACTAATGCAATCGTTCTAATGTCAGGTGGTTACCCTATATATACTCAAGGTATGGTTACTCGTCACATGACATTTGCTGGTTCAAAAGCAATGAAATTTGTTCTTGCATATAGTTTCAAAAAAATGGGTCCAGATTTAAAAGTTGTTGGTTATTATATTAAAACTGATTTAGATAAAAACAATGGTTACTATAATAATACAGTAAAAGTTATTGATAGCACAACTGAAAAAGGTTTTGATATTATCTATAACACAAGTTTTGCTAAAAACTTACAACTTCGTCTTCGTGGAAACTATGTAACTGATTGGAGTGACAAAACTACGGGTGAAACTCGTGATTGGTCTGAGTACAGATTCATAGCTAACTACACTTTCTAG
- a CDS encoding DUF485 domain-containing protein, with the protein MNQKLVDKIKNNVHYQELVSKRTSFSIKLSVSMLLVYFAFITIIAFFPSFLATPISSDSVTTIGIPVGIFVIVFAFVLTGIYTLRANSEFDDLTNKIKQAL; encoded by the coding sequence GTGAATCAAAAACTAGTTGACAAGATAAAGAATAATGTTCATTATCAAGAACTAGTATCTAAAAGAACTAGCTTTTCTATAAAACTCTCCGTTTCTATGCTTTTAGTTTATTTTGCTTTTATTACTATTATCGCATTTTTTCCATCATTTTTAGCAACACCCATTTCTAGCGACTCTGTTACAACTATTGGTATTCCTGTTGGTATCTTTGTCATCGTTTTTGCTTTTGTCTTAACTGGCATCTATACTTTAAGAGCAAACTCTGAGTTTGATGATTTAACAAATAAAATCAAGCAAGCCTTATAA
- a CDS encoding cation acetate symporter: protein MHSLNLSAIVMFLLFVAGTLGITYWASNKTKSTKDFYTAGGKITGFQNGMAIAGDYMSAASFLGISGLVYLKGYDGLIYSIGFLVGWPIILFMIAEPLRNLGKYTFGDVASYRLSQTSVRTLVTVGSIATVILYLIAQMVGAGKLIELLFGLEYEVAVILVGVLMVLYVTFGGMLATTWVQIIKAFLLLSGATFMAVAVMAHHDFNFGSLFAHAVELKGEAIMSPGGLVSDPISAISLAVALMFGTAGLPHILMRFFTVKDAKEARKSVFYATGFIGYFYVLTFIIGFGAIVMVYQNPNYLDAVSQAVNSGFPILGGNNMAAIHLSHAVGGDFFLGFISAVAFATILAVVSGLTLAGASAISHDLYASVFKYGKANDMTEIRVSKYATVAIGGVAIVMGIMFKNQNIAFVVGLAFAIAASANFPILFLSIYWRKLTTRGAVLGGSIGLATAVLLVILGPIVWVDIFGNAQAIFPYKYPALFSVSAAFLSIWFFSISDTSDEAQDERMAFEAQFIRSQTGIL from the coding sequence ATGCATAGTTTAAATCTCTCAGCGATAGTTATGTTTTTGCTTTTTGTAGCAGGAACTTTAGGCATAACTTATTGGGCTTCAAACAAAACTAAAAGTACAAAAGATTTTTACACTGCAGGTGGAAAGATTACAGGTTTTCAAAATGGAATGGCAATAGCAGGAGATTATATGTCTGCTGCTTCATTTCTTGGGATATCTGGGCTTGTTTATCTTAAAGGTTATGATGGACTTATCTACTCCATAGGTTTTTTAGTTGGCTGGCCTATCATACTTTTTATGATAGCAGAACCACTTAGAAACTTAGGAAAATATACCTTTGGGGATGTAGCTTCATACAGACTCTCTCAAACTTCTGTACGAACACTTGTAACAGTTGGCTCCATAGCTACTGTGATACTCTACTTAATAGCACAAATGGTAGGAGCAGGAAAACTCATAGAGCTCCTTTTTGGTTTAGAGTATGAAGTAGCAGTTATCTTAGTTGGTGTTTTGATGGTGCTTTATGTAACTTTTGGTGGTATGCTCGCCACTACTTGGGTTCAAATCATAAAAGCTTTTTTACTTCTTTCAGGTGCTACTTTTATGGCTGTAGCTGTTATGGCACATCATGATTTCAACTTTGGTTCTTTGTTTGCTCACGCTGTTGAGTTAAAAGGAGAGGCTATCATGAGCCCTGGAGGACTTGTGTCTGACCCTATATCTGCTATATCTTTAGCCGTTGCTTTGATGTTTGGGACTGCTGGTTTACCACATATCCTTATGAGATTTTTTACAGTTAAAGATGCTAAAGAAGCTAGAAAGTCTGTTTTTTACGCAACAGGTTTCATAGGTTACTTTTATGTGCTAACTTTTATTATTGGATTTGGTGCGATTGTTATGGTTTATCAAAATCCAAATTATCTAGATGCTGTTAGTCAAGCTGTAAACTCAGGCTTTCCTATACTAGGTGGAAACAATATGGCGGCAATCCACTTAAGTCACGCTGTTGGTGGGGACTTTTTCTTAGGTTTTATCTCTGCGGTTGCTTTTGCTACTATCTTAGCAGTTGTGTCAGGTTTAACGCTAGCAGGTGCATCCGCAATTAGCCATGACCTTTATGCATCTGTATTCAAATATGGAAAGGCAAATGACATGACAGAGATAAGAGTTTCAAAATATGCTACTGTTGCTATTGGTGGTGTTGCGATTGTGATGGGTATTATGTTTAAAAATCAAAATATTGCCTTTGTGGTTGGTCTTGCCTTTGCTATAGCAGCATCTGCAAATTTCCCTATACTTTTCCTTTCAATATACTGGAGAAAACTTACAACAAGAGGAGCTGTTTTGGGTGGTTCTATTGGTTTAGCTACGGCGGTTTTACTTGTTATACTAGGTCCTATTGTTTGGGTTGATATTTTTGGGAATGCACAAGCTATATTTCCATATAAGTATCCAGCACTTTTTTCTGTAAGTGCTGCCTTTCTCTCTATCTGGTTCTTTTCTATTAGTGATACTTCAGATGAAGCACAAGATGAAAGAATGGCTTTTGAAGCACAGTTTATCAGAAGTCAAACAGGAATATTATGA
- a CDS encoding CBS domain-containing protein, whose amino-acid sequence MSILDQRKLVESIRPFDTLNSNELDNLMTKIDIAYYPIGTLLMSKKLPSIAFYIIIKGCVTEYIDDEVHNVYSPGDSFDADALIYSKCEGKFVVDNDLICYEIQKYDFLELMQCKKVQSYFLQDLVTRHNNSKDDYLSLKVSDIVSYKVCMTEKDRTIYEALVKQKEIVSIDADDFLFNALLIMVNNATNRVVVTKDGKIVDILEQLDLLSYFSNNSHVGA is encoded by the coding sequence ATGAGCATACTTGATCAAAGAAAACTAGTTGAATCTATCCGTCCTTTTGACACACTTAACTCAAATGAGTTAGATAATTTGATGACAAAGATAGATATAGCGTATTATCCAATTGGAACGCTACTTATGTCTAAAAAACTTCCTTCTATAGCTTTTTATATCATTATAAAAGGTTGTGTCACTGAGTATATTGACGATGAAGTTCACAATGTTTACTCACCAGGAGATAGTTTTGATGCAGATGCTCTCATATACTCAAAATGTGAAGGTAAGTTTGTGGTAGATAATGACCTTATCTGTTATGAGATACAAAAATATGACTTTTTAGAGCTTATGCAGTGTAAAAAAGTGCAAAGTTATTTTTTACAAGATTTAGTAACAAGACATAATAATTCAAAAGATGATTATTTAAGCTTAAAAGTGTCTGATATAGTTTCGTATAAAGTTTGTATGACTGAAAAAGATAGAACAATATATGAAGCATTAGTTAAACAAAAAGAGATAGTAAGTATAGATGCCGATGATTTTTTATTTAATGCGCTTCTTATAATGGTAAATAATGCAACAAATAGAGTTGTAGTAACAAAAGATGGAAAGATTGTGGATATCTTAGAACAGTTAGATTTACTTAGTTACTTTTCAAATAACTCACATGTGGGAGCATAA
- a CDS encoding ribonuclease H-like domain-containing protein, with protein sequence MSFFSEFKTKSNHAGLKEREYNFLFEKDKSEEFIVFDTQTTGYNIRKDDILSIGAVKIKGNRVITSHTFEAVINEEKTIDEAVKDFLYFIGSRPLIGFYLEFDVAMINKYIKKKIGIVLPNKMIEVSEIYYNKTIKSIPQGNIDLRFDTILGRCGIPYMGAHNAVNDAIMMAMIYLKLTKER encoded by the coding sequence TTGTCTTTTTTTTCCGAGTTTAAAACCAAATCAAATCATGCGGGTCTTAAAGAAAGAGAGTACAATTTTTTGTTTGAAAAAGACAAAAGTGAAGAATTTATTGTTTTTGATACTCAAACCACAGGTTATAATATAAGAAAAGATGATATTTTATCAATAGGAGCAGTAAAAATAAAAGGTAACCGTGTAATAACTTCACATACTTTTGAAGCAGTAATAAATGAAGAAAAAACAATAGATGAAGCGGTAAAAGATTTTTTATATTTCATAGGTTCACGCCCTTTAATAGGCTTCTATCTGGAGTTTGATGTAGCTATGATTAACAAGTATATAAAGAAGAAAATTGGTATAGTTTTACCAAATAAAATGATTGAAGTGTCAGAAATTTATTATAATAAGACAATAAAATCTATTCCACAAGGTAATATTGATTTACGATTCGATACAATACTAGGCAGATGTGGTATTCCATATATGGGTGCTCATAATGCTGTTAACGATGCAATAATGATGGCAATGATATATTTAAAATTAACAAAGGAAAGATAG